From a region of the Nerophis lumbriciformis linkage group LG06, RoL_Nlum_v2.1, whole genome shotgun sequence genome:
- the agrp gene encoding agouti-related protein, giving the protein MARSLLLSCWAFGLLTLSSALVHQNLQNLQADNDLAAPGQPDSSYLSETERGPALALLPVDSVEDHFLMAAGSYAEDSVAAAVAAAAALQQQQGRAMRSPRRCIPHQQSCLGYPLPCCDPCDTCYCRFFNAICYCRRVGHACPPRRT; this is encoded by the exons ATGGCGAGATCTTTGCTGCTCTCCTGCTGGGCCTTCGGTCTGCTGACGCTCTCGTCTGCGCTGGTCCACCAGAACCTCCAAAACCTCCAGGCGGACAACGACCTGGCGGCCCCGGGCCAGCCTGACTCCTCCTACCTGTCCGAAACGG AAAGAGGCCCTGCGCTCGCCCTCCTTCCTGTCGACTCAGTGGAAGATCACTTCCTGATGGCGGCGGGCTCTTATGCCGAG GACTCTGtggcagcagcggtggcggcggcggcggcgttgCAGCAGCAGCAAGGCCGCGCCATGCGCTCGCCTCGCCGCTGTATCCCTCACCAGCAGTCGTGTCTGGGCTACCCGCTGCCGTGCTGCGACCCCTGCGACACCTGCTACTGCCGCTTCTTCAACGCCATCTGCTACTGCCGCCGCGTGGGCCACGCCTGCCCGCCTAGACGCACCTAA